The window GATGGGAGAGAGGCTCTTCATAGCTTATTACACACAGCTCGGTGGGCAGATTTACGATGAAAAAACGAAGACCCTGAAGCTTGAGTTCGACAAGGTGAAAAAGACTTATGAATTCATCAGCAACCTTTACACCAGCGGAATAATGAAAACGATGAGCTATGATACGGCCGAATCCCTCTTCCAGAACAACCAATCACCGTTCCATCTCAACGGCGTCTGGGTGATGGCGGTATATCCTACTCTGAAAGATTTCGAGTTCGGTGTGACCAGCATACCTGCTCTGCCTGGCAGCAAGTCCTACACTTGGGCAGACAGCCACACCTGGGTGATTCCGAAGAAACCGAAGGACGATCCCGCGAAGATTGCAGCCGCGGTGAAATTCATCGAGTGGTTCGCAAGAAATGCCGCAGAGTGGGCGAAAGCCGGTCATTTGCCAGTTTTGAAGAACGTTCTGAACTCGGAAGCGTTCCTTGGATTACCGATGAGAAAAGACTACGCACATGTCGCTAATTTGGTGGTTCCAGCACCGAGCATGAAGGGATGGGTTGAAGTCAGACAAAAGATGTGGGAGATTGGAGAAGCAGTGATTCTAGGGAACATGACACCCGAGGCAGCAACGAAGGAATTGATCGATTTCGTCAAGCAGGTCGTGGAAGATTGAAGCCTCATTTCTGCTCACGGGAGGGAGGATCTCCTCCCTCCTTTTTCTCTACTTTTCTCTACTGACCTGGGGTGAGGTGAAACAGTATGGCGGTTTATCGAAAAAGGAGACATGCACTGCTCGCATACCTGCTTTTTGCACCTTTCTGTGTCTTACTCTTCGTTTTCAGATTGATCCCTTTCGTGAA of the Thermotoga sp. Ku-13t genome contains:
- a CDS encoding ABC transporter substrate-binding protein codes for the protein MKRLLVAVLLLSFVLLASAKTTITVWTFFGGGEGFLVTELIKKFNAENPDIEVVEQIVEWGQLYNKLITAISAGDPPDVSVMHLAVLPDFASRGALTALDKYVSKEILQDYVPEIAAKAHYEGKLYAVPFDTHPLVLYYNKKLLRQAGLVGEKGEVLVPKTWDELLSYAKQAKEKLGLEVGISSEIGAMMGERLFIAYYTQLGGQIYDEKTKTLKLEFDKVKKTYEFISNLYTSGIMKTMSYDTAESLFQNNQSPFHLNGVWVMAVYPTLKDFEFGVTSIPALPGSKSYTWADSHTWVIPKKPKDDPAKIAAAVKFIEWFARNAAEWAKAGHLPVLKNVLNSEAFLGLPMRKDYAHVANLVVPAPSMKGWVEVRQKMWEIGEAVILGNMTPEAATKELIDFVKQVVED